One region of Flavobacterium sp. KACC 22763 genomic DNA includes:
- a CDS encoding OmpA family protein, with amino-acid sequence MKIKTTIAILTLFSVTIKAQEINFKINGGPSGILYDSNIGDGKLKFGGGIGVGYTYFFSDHWGISTGVDITYNQNSFELDNGTTISTYEVDDQTSAFEYQVTPTNYKEDQHFIGFAIPLMMQYRTSIASQTQLYFGFGGKIMFPGKQTVKASASELQLSGYYPDMNLLIDDLPSHGFGKVTNWQDKTTVSLDPAFMLSFETGLTFKLKENTKLYTGLYVDYGLTDLAKETANTNIVAYNPNGLDNIQANGTIGNGKIVQESRYLSAGIQLKLGFSLAKDKSEPVQQKAEPVQPQAETAPVQKETPVQQKVVETPPAKKELTTEERNYIEKQPLAFQEVGNTSVTPELATRLDEIAKILKSNKDTDLNITGYTCDIGTEKRNLEIGMKRAQAVSDYLQNKGIESNRMHLFSKGESEPLVPNTPAENKPLNRRVTLVLVDGK; translated from the coding sequence ATGAAGATTAAAACGACCATAGCTATACTAACACTGTTTAGCGTCACGATAAAAGCACAGGAAATTAATTTTAAAATTAACGGCGGTCCGTCTGGAATTCTTTATGATAGCAATATCGGAGACGGCAAATTAAAATTTGGCGGAGGAATAGGTGTTGGATACACCTATTTCTTCAGCGACCACTGGGGAATCTCTACAGGGGTTGATATCACTTACAATCAAAACAGTTTTGAATTGGATAACGGAACAACAATCTCAACTTACGAAGTCGACGACCAGACTTCTGCATTTGAGTATCAAGTTACACCGACAAACTATAAAGAAGATCAGCATTTTATTGGTTTTGCTATTCCATTAATGATGCAATACAGAACTTCAATTGCATCTCAAACGCAATTGTACTTTGGATTCGGAGGAAAAATTATGTTTCCGGGAAAACAGACTGTAAAAGCTTCGGCTTCAGAACTACAGTTAAGTGGTTATTATCCAGATATGAATCTTTTGATTGATGATCTGCCATCTCACGGATTTGGAAAAGTAACCAACTGGCAAGATAAAACAACAGTAAGTCTAGATCCTGCTTTTATGTTAAGCTTTGAAACTGGTCTTACATTCAAACTAAAAGAAAATACAAAGCTTTACACTGGTTTGTATGTTGATTATGGTCTAACCGATTTGGCAAAAGAAACTGCAAATACCAATATTGTGGCTTACAATCCGAACGGACTTGACAATATTCAGGCAAACGGTACAATTGGAAATGGCAAAATAGTTCAGGAAAGCCGTTATTTATCTGCTGGAATTCAACTGAAATTAGGTTTTTCATTAGCTAAAGACAAGTCAGAACCTGTTCAGCAAAAAGCAGAACCTGTACAACCGCAAGCAGAAACAGCTCCAGTTCAGAAAGAAACTCCTGTACAGCAAAAAGTTGTAGAAACTCCTCCTGCTAAAAAAGAACTGACTACAGAGGAACGCAATTATATCGAAAAACAGCCTCTTGCATTCCAAGAAGTTGGAAACACGAGCGTAACTCCAGAACTGGCGACAAGATTGGATGAAATTGCTAAAATTCTAAAATCGAATAAAGATACAGACTTGAATATTACAGGATATACTTGTGATATAGGAACAGAAAAGCGCAATCTTGAAATTGGAATGAAAAGAGCGCAAGCAGTTTCAGATTATCTACAGAATAAAGGAATAGAATCTAACCGTATGCATTTGTTTTCAAAAGGAGAAAGCGAACCTTTAGTTCCAAATACTCCCGCAGAAAATAAACCACTAAACAGAAGAGTTACTCTAGTATTAGTTGACGGAAAATAA
- a CDS encoding Crp/Fnr family transcriptional regulator: MHIDTDLLYTWGAVAKKIPKNSIIFFENDAAVSYYQILEGTVKMSYTNEDGKDLTVGIFNEGNSFGEPPLFIGQPYPASAIAQTDCIILKLSKNSFFSFLEENPEMQFKILKLFAWKIYNKIVFSKNIVNHKPEYRIQYFLDNLKKQNNVATSIKMKIPYTRQEIADFTGLRVETVIRTLSIMSKNKKIEIIDHKLFY; the protein is encoded by the coding sequence ATGCATATTGATACTGACTTACTTTACACTTGGGGAGCTGTAGCTAAAAAGATTCCCAAAAACTCCATTATTTTCTTCGAAAATGACGCAGCCGTTTCTTATTATCAAATTTTAGAAGGAACAGTAAAAATGAGTTATACCAACGAAGATGGTAAAGATTTGACAGTAGGTATTTTTAATGAAGGTAATAGTTTTGGCGAACCACCACTTTTTATCGGACAACCCTACCCTGCTTCTGCAATTGCTCAAACAGATTGTATCATTTTAAAATTATCCAAAAACAGTTTTTTTTCTTTTCTTGAAGAAAATCCAGAAATGCAATTTAAAATACTCAAACTATTTGCGTGGAAAATCTATAACAAAATTGTTTTTTCTAAAAACATAGTCAATCATAAGCCCGAATATCGTATTCAGTATTTTTTAGATAATCTAAAAAAACAAAATAACGTAGCCACATCAATAAAAATGAAAATTCCATATACGAGACAAGAAATTGCTGATTTTACAGGACTACGGGTAGAAACCGTAATACGCACATTATCAATTATGAGCAAAAACAAAAAAATTGAAATTATAGATCACAAATTGTTTTATTAA
- a CDS encoding group III truncated hemoglobin: MKTDIRNKDDITVLVDAFYLKVKTDSTIGYLFTEVAMVNWQKHLPIMYDFWDNIIFHTGNFDGNPMLKHRMLDQKSTLTEAHFKHWTKLWKKTVDDLFEGEKADEIKVRAENISKWMMNKVIS, translated from the coding sequence ATGAAAACAGATATTAGAAATAAAGATGATATAACCGTATTGGTCGATGCTTTTTATTTAAAAGTAAAAACAGACTCCACGATAGGGTATTTGTTTACTGAGGTTGCTATGGTCAATTGGCAGAAACACCTTCCGATTATGTATGATTTTTGGGACAATATTATTTTTCATACCGGAAATTTTGACGGAAATCCTATGTTGAAACATCGAATGTTGGATCAGAAAAGTACACTTACAGAAGCTCATTTTAAGCATTGGACCAAACTTTGGAAAAAAACAGTAGATGATTTGTTTGAAGGTGAAAAAGCCGATGAAATAAAAGTAAGGGCAGAAAATATTTCTAAATGGATGATGAATAAAGTCATTTCTTAA
- a CDS encoding ABC transporter permease subunit, whose translation MNRIIKIVLLDILKNKIVVSYALILALLSWGSFMLEDNTAKGLLTILNVILFTVPLVSILFSTIYIYNSSEFIELLLSQPIKRKKIWISLFAGLAIAMFLAFFLGAGIPLLLNAPGMAGLMMLLSGSLISIVFVSLAFLSCILTRDKAKGIGLAILFWMYFAILFDALVLFLLFQFAEYPIEEAMVGITASSPIDLARIQILLHLDQSAMMGYTGAIFKDFFGTAIGLLVSFVLLVLWIAVPFLISIRKFDRKDL comes from the coding sequence ATGAACAGAATAATTAAAATTGTCTTACTGGATATTCTTAAAAACAAGATTGTTGTGAGTTATGCGCTAATTCTAGCGCTGCTTTCATGGGGATCTTTTATGCTTGAAGACAATACTGCCAAAGGTTTACTGACGATTTTGAATGTTATTTTATTTACCGTTCCGTTGGTATCTATTCTTTTTTCAACTATTTATATTTACAATAGTTCAGAATTTATAGAGCTTTTGCTTAGCCAGCCCATCAAAAGAAAGAAAATATGGATTAGTTTGTTTGCAGGTCTTGCCATTGCAATGTTTTTAGCTTTTTTTCTAGGAGCAGGAATTCCTCTTTTATTAAATGCACCAGGAATGGCGGGCTTGATGATGCTTTTGTCGGGAAGCTTAATTTCGATTGTTTTTGTATCATTGGCTTTTTTGAGCTGTATTTTAACTCGAGATAAAGCAAAAGGAATAGGTTTGGCCATTTTATTTTGGATGTATTTTGCGATATTGTTTGATGCTTTGGTATTGTTCCTTTTGTTTCAGTTTGCAGAATATCCAATAGAAGAAGCCATGGTAGGTATTACAGCTTCGAGCCCTATTGATTTGGCCAGAATACAGATATTGCTTCATTTGGATCAATCTGCTATGATGGGATATACAGGAGCTATTTTTAAAGACTTTTTTGGAACAGCTATTGGTTTGTTAGTTTCTTTCGTGTTACTCGTTTTGTGGATTGCGGTTCCGTTTCTAATTTCGATTAGAAAATTTGACCGCAAGGATCTTTAA
- a CDS encoding ABC transporter ATP-binding protein: MITLKNINKKFGRLQVLQDVNLEFKAGECIALIGPNGCGKTTLIKSILGMVLPDSGDVLLHDESVLKKFEYRNRIGYMPQIGRYPDNMTISQIIEMIKQIRNSKKELDEDLIKAFKLDKMSDKQMRTLSGGTTQKVSATLAFLFNPDVLILDEPTAGLDPLAAEILKEKIIKEKNKGKLILITSHLLSELDDMITQIIFMQDGKVHFHKTIRDLLESTGETKISKSIATILKEKQHEQNN, encoded by the coding sequence ATGATTACTTTAAAAAATATAAATAAAAAATTTGGAAGACTGCAGGTTTTACAAGATGTAAACCTTGAGTTTAAAGCAGGAGAATGCATTGCGCTTATTGGCCCAAACGGTTGCGGAAAAACTACTTTGATAAAATCGATTCTAGGAATGGTATTGCCTGATAGCGGTGATGTTTTACTGCATGATGAATCTGTTTTAAAGAAGTTCGAATATCGAAATAGAATAGGCTACATGCCGCAAATTGGCCGTTATCCTGATAATATGACCATTTCTCAGATAATAGAAATGATCAAGCAGATTCGGAATTCGAAGAAGGAATTGGATGAAGATTTGATTAAAGCCTTCAAATTGGATAAAATGAGTGATAAACAAATGAGGACACTTTCTGGAGGAACAACACAGAAAGTAAGTGCAACATTGGCTTTCCTTTTTAATCCTGATGTTTTAATTCTAGACGAACCGACTGCAGGACTTGATCCGTTGGCGGCCGAAATTTTGAAAGAGAAAATCATTAAGGAAAAAAACAAAGGAAAACTAATCTTGATTACTTCGCATCTGCTTAGTGAACTAGACGATATGATTACTCAAATCATTTTTATGCAGGACGGAAAAGTACATTTTCATAAAACGATTAGAGATCTTTTGGAATCAACAGGAGAAACTAAAATTTCAAAATCTATTGCCACAATATTAAAAGAAAAACAGCATGAACAGAATAATTAA
- a CDS encoding nitrous oxide reductase family maturation protein NosD has product MKFHICLSFLLFFNCLWSQKIEVGSDKSVKTIKKAIELAKSGDTIIVNKGVYREGNIIIDKKLILQGKDLPILDGQQKYEVVSIKADSVFFSGFKVINSGYASLNDPCGIKIYDRIGVVVKDNFLENNFFGIYVQKGSNCIVKNNTIKAYQKEEQRIGNGIHCWKSDSMQIVGNRISGHRDGIYFEFVSNSVIWRNVSKANIRYGLHFMFSNDDSYIGNVFKNNGAGVAVMFTRNVKMFNNYFEENWGDAAYGLLLKEISDSYIVGNKFIRNTSGIYMEGTSRVKLERNIFKDNGWGMKVQASCMENVISSNNFLSNTFDISTNGSLVLNHFNNNYWDKYEGYDLNRDGIGDVPFHPLSLFAVITENNPSAMLLFRSFMITLLDKSEKILPSITPDNFVDESPEMKSLVL; this is encoded by the coding sequence ATGAAATTTCATATTTGCCTTTCATTCCTATTGTTTTTTAATTGTCTCTGGTCTCAAAAGATTGAAGTAGGTTCAGATAAGTCAGTTAAGACAATTAAAAAGGCAATAGAACTTGCCAAATCTGGTGATACTATTATTGTCAATAAAGGTGTTTATCGAGAAGGTAATATTATTATAGATAAAAAATTAATTCTGCAGGGAAAAGACTTGCCAATTCTAGATGGACAGCAGAAATATGAAGTAGTTTCAATAAAAGCCGATAGCGTATTTTTTTCTGGATTTAAAGTGATCAATTCAGGATATGCTTCTCTGAATGATCCCTGTGGAATTAAAATATACGATAGAATCGGAGTGGTCGTAAAAGACAATTTTTTGGAGAACAATTTTTTCGGAATTTATGTTCAGAAAGGATCAAACTGCATTGTAAAAAACAATACAATAAAAGCCTATCAGAAAGAAGAACAGCGTATCGGGAATGGTATTCATTGCTGGAAAAGCGATAGCATGCAGATTGTAGGAAATAGAATTTCGGGACATCGGGACGGAATTTATTTTGAATTTGTTTCCAATTCTGTCATTTGGCGAAATGTATCTAAAGCCAACATTCGTTACGGATTACACTTTATGTTCTCCAATGATGATTCTTACATCGGTAATGTTTTTAAGAATAATGGAGCAGGAGTAGCCGTTATGTTTACTCGAAACGTAAAAATGTTCAACAATTATTTTGAAGAGAACTGGGGCGACGCTGCTTATGGTTTACTGCTTAAAGAAATTTCGGATAGCTATATTGTTGGAAATAAATTTATCCGCAATACTTCTGGAATTTACATGGAAGGAACAAGCCGCGTAAAGTTGGAAAGGAACATTTTTAAAGACAACGGCTGGGGAATGAAAGTGCAGGCAAGTTGTATGGAGAATGTGATTTCGTCTAATAATTTTCTTTCCAATACTTTCGATATCAGCACTAATGGAAGTCTGGTTCTAAATCATTTCAATAATAACTATTGGGACAAATATGAAGGCTACGATTTAAATCGGGACGGAATTGGCGATGTACCTTTTCATCCACTGAGTCTTTTTGCTGTAATTACTGAAAACAACCCGTCGGCTATGCTATTGTTCAGAAGTTTTATGATTACGCTTTTAGATAAATCAGAAAAAATCCTTCCGAGCATAACACCCGACAATTTTGTAGATGAATCTCCCGAAATGAAATCTCTTGTATTATGA
- a CDS encoding nitrous oxide reductase accessory protein NosL — MLFLSGLLLIGAIFFPIWKIELTAPQYPEGLVLKLHASKIAGDVDIINGLNHYIGMKTLHTNDFIEFKVLPFILAALGIVSIACAWRSKRKGLFVFFFSFVLFGILSACDFYRWNYEYGHNLDPNAAIRVPGMAYQPPMLGYKQLLNFGAYSIPDIGGWMLIAVGTLLFAAIAKEKFAKSSGRLLGILLVPAFLFSCSSDKAVPIKLNVDNCDFCMMGISDGRHGAEIITEKGRVYKFDDIACMAHYCKDHNDTKIKKYYVHDYTKNNELIPVENAFFVSGGTIKSPMNGNIAAFPNKSEAKAFEAQTKGLETEWTAILNK, encoded by the coding sequence ATGCTCTTTTTATCAGGACTTTTATTGATTGGCGCGATCTTTTTTCCAATCTGGAAAATTGAGCTTACAGCGCCACAATATCCCGAAGGTTTGGTTCTAAAACTTCATGCCTCTAAGATTGCTGGCGATGTAGATATCATCAACGGATTGAATCATTATATTGGAATGAAAACACTGCATACCAATGATTTTATCGAGTTTAAAGTCTTGCCGTTTATTCTAGCAGCATTAGGTATTGTTTCAATTGCTTGTGCATGGAGATCAAAAAGAAAAGGACTTTTTGTATTCTTTTTTTCTTTTGTACTGTTTGGAATATTATCTGCTTGCGATTTCTACAGATGGAATTACGAATATGGACATAATCTAGATCCGAATGCTGCTATTAGAGTTCCTGGAATGGCGTATCAGCCACCAATGCTTGGATACAAACAATTATTAAATTTTGGAGCCTATTCCATTCCTGATATTGGAGGATGGATGCTGATTGCAGTTGGGACTTTGCTTTTTGCAGCTATTGCTAAAGAAAAATTTGCCAAATCATCTGGTCGGCTCTTGGGCATTCTGCTGGTTCCTGCTTTTCTTTTTTCATGTTCCAGTGACAAAGCTGTTCCTATTAAACTAAATGTAGACAATTGCGATTTTTGTATGATGGGAATTAGCGATGGCAGGCATGGAGCTGAAATCATTACGGAGAAAGGCCGAGTATATAAGTTTGATGATATTGCCTGCATGGCACATTACTGCAAAGATCACAATGACACTAAAATCAAGAAATATTATGTACACGACTACACTAAAAATAATGAATTGATTCCAGTTGAAAATGCCTTTTTCGTTTCAGGAGGAACAATAAAAAGTCCGATGAACGGAAATATTGCAGCTTTTCCAAATAAAAGTGAGGCAAAAGCTTTTGAGGCACAAACAAAAGGACTTGAAACTGAATGGACAGCAATTTTGAATAAATAA
- the nosZ gene encoding Sec-dependent nitrous-oxide reductase, with product MKNKFLKSIFVVTLGCALFVSCKPKDSTDAVEGDAAQKVYVAPGKYDEFYNFVSGGFSGQVSVYGLPSGRLLKVMPVFSEDPQSGYGYSEETKPMLNTSHGYVPWDDQHHLDLSQTNGEVDGRWIFANANNTPRIARIDLKTFKTAEIIELPNCGGNHSSPFITQNTEYVVGASRFSVPPDNDNGDVPINTYKKNFKGYLSFVKVGKEGELDLAFQIVAPGVNFDLSHPGKKESHGWFFFSCYNTEQANTLLEVNASKNDKDFIMAVNWKKAEEYIKAGKGKRIPAKYAHNTWDEKTQSAKSEIKNEVLTLDASELKDICYMIPCPKSPHGCDIDPTGEYIVGSGKLAALIPVFSFTKLKDAIAKKQFDGNYAGIPVVKYEAALHGEVQKPGLGPLHTEFDGKGNAYTTMFVSSEVVKWNIKDLKVLDRKATYYSPGHLMVPGGNTEKPFGKYMVVYNKITKDRYLPTGPELAQSAQLFDISGDKMKLLLDFPTIGEPHYAQGIPAEKVRNNGQLKYYDIAANKHPFATKGEKESKVVREGNKVHIYMTCIRSHFAPDNIEGIRVGDEVYFHVTNLEQDWDVPHGFAIKGANNAELLIMPGETLTLKWVPEKKGIFPFYCTDFCSALHQEMQGYVRVSPAGSNVPITYSVGTNLPKE from the coding sequence ATGAAAAATAAATTTTTAAAATCGATTTTCGTTGTTACGTTAGGGTGTGCTTTATTTGTTTCGTGCAAACCAAAAGACTCTACAGATGCTGTTGAAGGCGATGCAGCCCAAAAAGTATATGTAGCACCCGGAAAATATGATGAATTCTACAACTTTGTATCGGGCGGCTTTAGCGGTCAGGTCAGTGTTTACGGACTTCCGAGCGGAAGATTGTTAAAGGTAATGCCTGTGTTTTCTGAAGATCCGCAAAGCGGTTATGGTTATAGTGAAGAAACAAAACCAATGCTGAATACTTCGCACGGTTATGTGCCTTGGGACGACCAGCATCACTTAGATTTATCACAAACCAATGGAGAAGTAGACGGACGATGGATTTTTGCTAATGCGAATAATACACCACGTATTGCGCGTATTGACTTGAAAACGTTCAAAACAGCAGAAATTATCGAGCTTCCAAATTGCGGAGGAAATCACTCTTCGCCATTTATTACCCAAAATACAGAATATGTAGTAGGAGCTAGCCGTTTTAGTGTTCCTCCGGATAATGATAATGGAGATGTTCCAATTAATACATACAAGAAAAACTTTAAAGGATATTTAAGTTTTGTGAAAGTTGGAAAAGAAGGAGAATTAGATCTTGCTTTTCAAATTGTAGCTCCTGGAGTGAATTTTGACCTTAGCCACCCTGGTAAAAAAGAATCTCACGGATGGTTTTTCTTCTCATGCTATAATACAGAACAAGCTAATACCTTATTGGAGGTTAATGCCTCTAAAAATGATAAAGATTTTATCATGGCAGTAAACTGGAAAAAAGCAGAAGAATATATTAAAGCTGGAAAAGGAAAACGAATTCCTGCAAAATATGCCCATAATACTTGGGATGAAAAAACTCAAAGTGCCAAATCTGAAATTAAAAACGAAGTTCTTACTCTTGATGCTTCAGAATTGAAAGATATCTGTTATATGATTCCATGTCCGAAATCGCCTCACGGCTGTGATATTGATCCAACGGGAGAATATATTGTAGGTAGTGGAAAATTGGCAGCTTTAATTCCTGTATTCAGTTTTACAAAATTGAAAGATGCGATTGCTAAAAAACAATTTGATGGCAATTATGCTGGAATTCCAGTGGTGAAATATGAAGCGGCTCTTCATGGAGAAGTTCAAAAACCAGGTTTAGGACCTCTTCACACAGAATTTGATGGAAAAGGAAATGCTTATACCACGATGTTTGTTTCGTCTGAAGTAGTGAAATGGAATATTAAAGATCTAAAAGTTTTAGACAGAAAAGCAACTTATTATTCTCCTGGACACCTAATGGTTCCTGGTGGAAATACAGAAAAACCATTTGGAAAATACATGGTGGTTTACAACAAAATTACCAAAGACCGTTACTTACCAACTGGTCCAGAATTGGCACAAAGTGCTCAGTTGTTTGATATTAGCGGAGATAAAATGAAATTGCTTCTGGATTTCCCAACTATTGGAGAACCACACTACGCGCAAGGTATTCCAGCAGAAAAAGTTAGAAATAACGGACAGCTGAAATATTATGATATTGCGGCCAACAAACATCCTTTTGCAACTAAAGGGGAAAAAGAATCTAAAGTGGTTCGAGAAGGCAATAAAGTACATATTTATATGACTTGTATCCGTTCGCACTTTGCACCAGATAATATCGAAGGAATTCGTGTAGGAGACGAAGTGTATTTCCATGTTACCAACCTTGAGCAAGACTGGGATGTTCCTCACGGATTTGCTATAAAAGGAGCAAACAATGCCGAATTGCTAATTATGCCAGGAGAAACCTTAACCTTAAAATGGGTACCTGAGAAAAAAGGAATTTTCCCATTCTACTGTACAGACTTCTGTAGTGCATTGCACCAAGAAATGCAAGGATATGTGCGAGTTTCGCCAGCAGGAAGCAATGTTCCGATTACGTACAGCGTAGGTACCAATTTACCAAAAGAATAG
- a CDS encoding c-type cytochrome, giving the protein MNKLFLLTMFGFALLTSCGKEKSNTDQDFSTPAPAEKTADAESYDPKRGIGKYETVELSASLDKALAEKGLKTAEVKCTSCHKPTDEKLVGPGWKGVTERRTPQWIMNFITNPDPMIDKDPELQAQLELCMIRMPNQGLTEDEARSILEYMRQNDGVK; this is encoded by the coding sequence ATGAACAAATTATTCCTATTAACAATGTTTGGTTTTGCCCTGCTCACATCATGCGGAAAAGAAAAGTCAAACACCGATCAGGATTTTTCTACTCCAGCTCCAGCTGAGAAAACAGCTGACGCAGAATCTTATGATCCTAAACGAGGTATCGGGAAATATGAAACCGTTGAATTAAGCGCCTCTTTAGATAAAGCATTAGCTGAAAAAGGACTTAAAACTGCCGAAGTAAAATGTACCTCGTGCCATAAACCAACAGATGAAAAATTAGTTGGCCCAGGATGGAAAGGGGTAACAGAAAGAAGAACCCCTCAATGGATCATGAATTTTATTACCAATCCAGATCCAATGATTGATAAAGATCCAGAATTGCAGGCGCAATTAGAGCTTTGCATGATTCGTATGCCTAACCAAGGGTTAACAGAAGATGAAGCAAGATCTATTCTGGAGTATATGCGCCAGAATGATGGCGTGAAATAA
- a CDS encoding TonB-dependent receptor, whose protein sequence is MMKNLTALFLAVFSTICWAQEKANDSLETVKLNEIIVIGSKSSLHLKQSKSLTSVEEYLSKSSKVNMIKRGAYAWEPVINNMATERTVITIDGMRIFGACTDKMDPITSYVEVSNLAEASVASGQLASCHGAGIGGSVDLKRNQFSDKNTAWNGSLNSGFESNNLQKIIGASLGYNDSRFYTHIDFMHRDADNYKAGGNKEVSFSQFTKYNISATAGYFINKQNLLEASVIYDKATNVGYPALPMDVSLAEAKIVSLSYKYVPKSNLITNWETKGYFNSITHRMDDTKRPNVPIHMDMPGWSDTYGYYSRIKGNMKNHNFLADLNGFYNKSIAEMTMYPSDPNENLMFMYTWPDVRTLYNGLSLEDNIKISEKDHLRIGANLGFQNNTVANDFGLASLRIFYPDMDASKNRFLKSFAANYTRNIDQFEFGFGLAYAERAPSVSEGYGFYLYNSSDFYDYIGNPNLKNENALEGNFSIGYKTSQLSAKITGSYFYFSNYIIGKIDPNTLPMTIGASGVKRYEAIDNAKIFNTDFNLTYDFLENWQFKSQLTYSSGKDNEGNNLPFISPIKYSAGIDFKKENFNAGINALGNLAQNEFAKVYGQTKTPDYLIFGVNAGYTFNWSQNKLKIQTGVENIFDKYYTTYADWNKIPRMGRNVFVNLTFTLD, encoded by the coding sequence ATGATGAAAAATCTAACAGCGCTCTTTTTGGCTGTGTTTTCAACAATATGCTGGGCGCAGGAAAAAGCAAATGATAGTCTTGAAACCGTAAAGCTTAACGAAATAATTGTCATTGGAAGCAAATCTTCTTTACATCTAAAACAATCAAAATCATTAACCTCTGTAGAAGAATATCTCTCAAAATCATCAAAAGTAAATATGATCAAAAGAGGTGCTTATGCATGGGAGCCTGTTATAAATAACATGGCTACAGAACGCACCGTGATTACGATTGACGGAATGCGCATATTTGGCGCGTGTACCGACAAAATGGATCCGATTACTTCTTATGTTGAGGTTTCAAATTTGGCCGAAGCCAGCGTAGCATCTGGACAGCTGGCAAGCTGTCACGGTGCAGGAATTGGCGGATCAGTCGATTTAAAACGCAATCAGTTTAGTGATAAAAATACAGCCTGGAATGGCAGTTTAAATTCTGGTTTTGAAAGCAATAATCTTCAAAAAATTATTGGTGCGTCTTTAGGGTATAATGATTCTCGATTTTATACTCATATCGATTTTATGCATCGTGATGCCGATAATTATAAAGCAGGTGGAAACAAAGAAGTGAGTTTTTCTCAATTTACCAAATACAATATTTCTGCTACTGCTGGATATTTTATAAACAAACAAAACCTTTTGGAAGCTTCTGTAATTTATGATAAAGCAACAAATGTGGGATACCCTGCCCTTCCTATGGATGTTTCTTTAGCCGAAGCTAAAATTGTATCTCTAAGTTATAAATATGTGCCAAAATCTAACCTTATAACAAACTGGGAAACAAAAGGCTATTTTAATTCCATCACCCACCGAATGGACGATACCAAAAGACCAAATGTACCGATACACATGGATATGCCGGGATGGTCTGATACGTATGGTTATTATTCGAGAATTAAGGGAAATATGAAAAACCATAATTTTCTAGCTGACTTGAACGGTTTTTACAATAAATCGATTGCAGAGATGACAATGTATCCTTCAGATCCTAACGAAAATCTGATGTTTATGTATACTTGGCCAGATGTCAGAACTTTATACAACGGATTGTCTTTAGAAGATAATATCAAAATTTCTGAAAAAGATCATCTAAGGATTGGCGCAAATCTTGGATTTCAAAATAATACTGTAGCAAATGATTTTGGTTTAGCGAGTCTCCGCATTTTTTATCCTGATATGGATGCTTCAAAAAATCGTTTCCTAAAAAGTTTTGCAGCTAATTATACCAGAAATATCGATCAGTTTGAATTCGGATTTGGTTTGGCTTACGCCGAAAGAGCGCCATCTGTATCTGAAGGCTACGGATTTTATCTCTACAACAGCAGTGATTTTTATGATTATATCGGGAATCCAAATCTAAAAAATGAAAATGCTCTTGAAGGAAATTTTTCAATTGGATATAAAACATCGCAATTATCAGCAAAAATTACGGGTTCGTATTTCTATTTTTCAAACTATATAATAGGTAAAATTGACCCTAATACGCTTCCTATGACTATTGGTGCTTCTGGAGTAAAAAGATATGAGGCCATAGACAATGCCAAAATATTCAATACCGATTTTAATCTGACTTATGATTTTCTGGAAAATTGGCAATTTAAGTCTCAGCTTACTTATAGTTCAGGAAAAGATAATGAAGGAAATAATTTGCCATTTATAAGTCCGATTAAATACAGCGCTGGAATCGATTTTAAGAAAGAAAACTTTAATGCTGGAATTAACGCTTTAGGAAATCTAGCTCAAAATGAATTTGCAAAAGTATATGGGCAAACCAAAACTCCAGATTATCTCATTTTTGGAGTTAATGCAGGCTATACTTTCAATTGGAGCCAAAACAAATTAAAAATACAAACCGGTGTAGAAAACATTTTTGACAAATATTACACCACTTATGCCGACTGGAATAAAATTCCGCGAATGGGCCGAAATGTCTTTGTAAATCTCACTTTCACTTTAGATTAA